The Blastocatellia bacterium genome includes the window TGATGTTGCGCGACGCCACCTCCTTGGCCAGCGACTTGGTGAAGCCGATGATGCCCGCTTTCGCCGCCGCATAGTTGGCTACGCCGGGACCGCCCATCTGTCCCATCACCGAGGTCATGTTGATGATCCGTCCGTAGCGCGCCCGAAGCATGTAAGGCAGCACCGCCTGGGTACACAGCAAGACGCTCGTCAGGTTCGTCGCAATCACATCGTCCCAATCCTCTCGCTTCATTCGCAGGACCAGGGCATCGCGGGTGATGCCGGCGTTGTTCACCAGAATATCAATGTGGCCGAAGGTCTCCAGCGTTCGACTCACCGCCGCCTTGATCTGTTCGGCGTCTGTGACATCGGTCGGGGCGACGAGGGCCTGACGCCCCATCTGTCGAATCTCATCGGCGACCGCTTCGAGTTTCTCCCGGTTTCGCGCCAGCAGGGAGACATTGGCTCCCGCCATCGCCAGCGCCCGCGCGCACTCCCGCCCGATGCCCTGCGAGGCTCCCGTGACAATCGCCACGCGACCATCGAGAGTGATCATTGCCCTAACCTCGCGAGCGTTTCCCGCAAACTCGCCGGATCCTCGACCGACAGCGTTTCAACCGTCCGATCAATGTTTTTGACCAGGCCGGTGAGAACCCGACCGGGACCCACTTCGACAAACGTGGTGACTCCTTCGGCTACCAGCCGACGAATGGAGTCCTCCCAGCGAACGGGCCGGGAGACCTGACGTATCAGCGCATCACGCGCCCGCTCGCCAGAAGTGATGATCTCCGCATCAACATTCGTGACCAGAGGGATCTGCAAATCCCGGAGAGGAAGACGACGGAGATCATCGGCCAATCTCTCTTCGGCGGGTTTCATGAGGGCGCAGTGAAAAGGGGCACTGACCGATAACATAACAACCCGTCGTGCTCCCCGCTCGCGCAGACGCTCGGCCGCCCGCTGCACGGCTTCCGCATGACCGGCGATGACGATCTGCTGCGGCGAATTGAAATTGGCCGGGGAACACACCCAGTCCGGATGGTCACGGCAGACTTCTCGACAGGCTTCCTCGACGACGTCTCGCGGAGCACCGAGGATGGCCGCCATCGCTCCCACGCCGACTTCCACCGCTTCCTGCATGTAGCGACCGCGATTCCGAACAGTCCTCACGGCGTCCTCCAGCGAGAGGGCTCGCGCGGCGACCAACGCCGAATATTCGCCGAGGCTGTGCCCGGCGACGAAATCCGGCTTCAGCCCGGCTTCCTCCAGGACTCGATGACAGGCCACCGACACGGCCAGCAGCGCCGGTTGCGTGTTCACCGTGAGCGTCAGCTCCTCGGCGGGGCCTTCAAAACAGAGTCGGCTGAGCGGCAGCCCCAGGACCTCATCAGCACGGGCGAAGACATCCGCCGCACTCGCGTAAGCTTCAGCCATCAATTTCCCCATCCCCGGTTGCTGAGACCCTTGACCGGGAAAAATGAAGGCGATCTTGCCCATGGCCACCGACTCACCTTTCACCAGCGAAGGACTGCCGCTCCGTAGGTCACACCGGCACCAAAGCTCGTCATCATGATCACGTCCCCGCCCTTAATCCGACCCGACCGGACGCATTCGTCCAGCGCGATCGGGATCGAAGCCGACGACGTGTTCCCCACTCGATCAATGTTCGAATAGACCTTGGCCGCCGGGATTCCCAGGCGATCGGCCACCGCATCGGTGATCCGCTGATTGGCCTGATGCGGGATGAGAAGATCAATATCACTGGGCGACATGCGCAGATCATCGAGAACGCGACGGGAAATCTCCTCCATGCTCCGCACGGCAACTTTGAACAGCTCGTTCCCCCTCATCTTGATGTAATGAAGACGATTGGCCACCGTCTCCGGTGATGCCGGGAATCGCGTGCCCCCGCCGGGAATGTAGAGGTAATCGGCATACTCTCCGTCACTTTGAATCCTCACGCCGAGAATTCCTCGACGGTCATCCACCGGTTGAAGGATCGCCGCCCCCGCCCCATCCCCGAAGAGGACGCAGGTGGCGCGGTCCGTATAGTCCACGTAGCGGGTCAGCAGTTCCGCGCCGATGAGAAGCACGGTTTGTGCTCGACCTGTCGCGATGGCTCCCTCAGCCAGCGCGAGGCCGTAAATAAATCCCGAACAAGCTGCCGCCATATCGAAAGCGGCGGCCCTCTTGGCTCCCAGCATCGCCTGAATCAAGCAGGCCGTCGAGGGCAACGCCATATCGGGGCAAACCGTCGCACAGATGATCAGATCAATGTCGGTAGCCTCAACACCCGCCATCGCCATCGCCTGACGGGCGGCCTGGCAGGCAATTGTCGAGGTGAACTCTTCCGGGCCCGCCTTGCGACGCTGGCGAATGCCGGTGCGCGTCGAGATCCACTCATCGCTTGTATCAACCATCTGTTCCAGGTCCGGATTGGTGATCACCCCGGAAGGTAAAGCGTGGCCTGTTCCCGTGATGCCGACGTTCACTTTCCCCATCGTTCCCCCCTTCGCATGGATGTTCCTTGAGCCATGGCAGAGCTCTCTTGTACGCCAGGAGCCATATTCAATGAGCGGCCTTCACCTGCTGCCGCTCAAATTTGGCGACTTCTTGTTCGATCTTTTCCACCACGCGGCGCTCGCACAGCTCCTTCGCCACGCGAATCGCATTGCGAATGGCGCGAGCGTTCGATCGTCCGTGACAGATGACACACACCTCCTTGACCCCGAGCAGAGGCGCCCCTCCAAATTCCGACCAATCAAACCGACGACGAAAGTTCTCGAACGCCGGCCGAGAGAGAAACGCCCCCACTTTCGTCTGGACCGAACGCAT containing:
- a CDS encoding SDR family NAD(P)-dependent oxidoreductase; this translates as MITLDGRVAIVTGASQGIGRECARALAMAGANVSLLARNREKLEAVADEIRQMGRQALVAPTDVTDAEQIKAAVSRTLETFGHIDILVNNAGITRDALVLRMKREDWDDVIATNLTSVLLCTQAVLPYMLRARYGRIINMTSVMGQMGGPGVANYAAAKAGIIGFTKSLAKEVASRNI
- the fabD gene encoding ACP S-malonyltransferase, which gives rise to MGKIAFIFPGQGSQQPGMGKLMAEAYASAADVFARADEVLGLPLSRLCFEGPAEELTLTVNTQPALLAVSVACHRVLEEAGLKPDFVAGHSLGEYSALVAARALSLEDAVRTVRNRGRYMQEAVEVGVGAMAAILGAPRDVVEEACREVCRDHPDWVCSPANFNSPQQIVIAGHAEAVQRAAERLRERGARRVVMLSVSAPFHCALMKPAEERLADDLRRLPLRDLQIPLVTNVDAEIITSGERARDALIRQVSRPVRWEDSIRRLVAEGVTTFVEVGPGRVLTGLVKNIDRTVETLSVEDPASLRETLARLGQ
- a CDS encoding beta-ketoacyl-ACP synthase III, producing the protein MGKVNVGITGTGHALPSGVITNPDLEQMVDTSDEWISTRTGIRQRRKAGPEEFTSTIACQAARQAMAMAGVEATDIDLIICATVCPDMALPSTACLIQAMLGAKRAAAFDMAAACSGFIYGLALAEGAIATGRAQTVLLIGAELLTRYVDYTDRATCVLFGDGAGAAILQPVDDRRGILGVRIQSDGEYADYLYIPGGGTRFPASPETVANRLHYIKMRGNELFKVAVRSMEEISRRVLDDLRMSPSDIDLLIPHQANQRITDAVADRLGIPAAKVYSNIDRVGNTSSASIPIALDECVRSGRIKGGDVIMMTSFGAGVTYGAAVLRW